The following coding sequences are from one Pararge aegeria chromosome 13, ilParAegt1.1, whole genome shotgun sequence window:
- the LOC120628564 gene encoding protein yippee-like CG15309 isoform X2, whose protein sequence is MWAAGACCSRQAGEGAAVARTPVKTFQAYLPPAHRTYSCIHCRAHLASHDELISKSFQGSQGRAYLFNSVVNVGCGPAEERVLLTGLHAVADIYCECCKTMLGWKYEYAFESSQKYKEGKFIIELAHMVKENGWD, encoded by the exons ATGTGGGCGGCGGGTGCGTGCTGCTCGCGCCAGGCAG GCGAGGGCGCGGCGGTCGCGCGCACGCCCGTCAAGACGTTCCAGGCGTACCTGCCGCCGGCGCACCGCACCTACAGCTGCATCCACTGCCGCGCGCACCTGGCCAGCCACGACGAGCTTATATCCAAG TCGTTCCAAGGCAGCCAGGGGCGCGCGTATCTCTTCAATTCAGT TGTAAACGTGGGCTGCGGTCCGGCTGAGGAGCGTGTCTTGCTGACAGGTCTGCACGCCGTGGCAGACATTTACTGCGAGTGCTGCAAGACCATGCTGGGATGGAAATAT gAGTATGCCTTCGAGTCGAGTCAGAAATACAAAGAGGGCAAGTTCATAATCGAGCTCGCTCACATGGTGAAAGAGAACGGGTGGGACTGA
- the LOC120628564 gene encoding protein yippee-like CG15309 isoform X1: MREGVTNRGGVAGEGAAVARTPVKTFQAYLPPAHRTYSCIHCRAHLASHDELISKSFQGSQGRAYLFNSVVNVGCGPAEERVLLTGLHAVADIYCECCKTMLGWKYEYAFESSQKYKEGKFIIELAHMVKENGWD; encoded by the exons ATGCGTGAGGGGGTGACTAACCGTGGCGGGGTGGCAGGCGAGGGCGCGGCGGTCGCGCGCACGCCCGTCAAGACGTTCCAGGCGTACCTGCCGCCGGCGCACCGCACCTACAGCTGCATCCACTGCCGCGCGCACCTGGCCAGCCACGACGAGCTTATATCCAAG TCGTTCCAAGGCAGCCAGGGGCGCGCGTATCTCTTCAATTCAGT TGTAAACGTGGGCTGCGGTCCGGCTGAGGAGCGTGTCTTGCTGACAGGTCTGCACGCCGTGGCAGACATTTACTGCGAGTGCTGCAAGACCATGCTGGGATGGAAATAT gAGTATGCCTTCGAGTCGAGTCAGAAATACAAAGAGGGCAAGTTCATAATCGAGCTCGCTCACATGGTGAAAGAGAACGGGTGGGACTGA